One segment of Radiobacillus kanasensis DNA contains the following:
- a CDS encoding FAD-dependent oxidoreductase yields MKVAVIGCTHAGTAAISNILKLYPQAEIDVFEKNDNVSFLSCGIALYVGGVVEDPNGLFYASVEGFEQQGVRMHMRHEVTVCDMNAKVLEAKNLETGEVTDYFYDKLIITTGSWPVTPAIPGFNLENVQLCKNFTHAQEIIQKAKDAKNIAVIGAGYIGIELVEAFEQATKNVTLIDSETRILNRYFDQDFTDPLEDTFRELGVNLALEQTVTKFEGTNKVETVVTNKGSYDADLVIMCVGFRPNTALFQNQLKTLPNGAIIVDEFMRTSREDVFAAGDCCAVAYNPTKQAAYIPLATNAVRMGTLVAHNLLHPVLAHQGTQGTSGLKIYQHNLASTGLTEMAAEASGLQVRSALLVDTYRPDFMPENTVLKIKLVYEVDTHRIVGAQVLSDADFTQAMNTVSVAIQNNMTIEQLALTDFFFQPHYNKPWNFLNQVALQAMGEEAERKSDLLLLK; encoded by the coding sequence ATGAAAGTAGCAGTGATCGGATGTACACACGCAGGGACAGCAGCAATTTCTAATATCTTAAAACTATACCCACAGGCAGAAATAGATGTTTTCGAAAAAAATGACAATGTATCTTTCTTATCTTGCGGAATTGCCCTTTATGTTGGTGGTGTTGTAGAAGATCCAAATGGTCTCTTCTATGCATCTGTGGAAGGATTCGAGCAACAAGGTGTGCGCATGCATATGCGTCATGAAGTAACAGTGTGTGATATGAATGCGAAAGTCTTAGAGGCGAAAAATCTAGAAACGGGAGAAGTAACAGACTATTTTTACGATAAGTTGATTATCACAACAGGTTCATGGCCTGTGACACCAGCCATTCCTGGATTTAATTTAGAAAATGTTCAGCTATGTAAAAACTTTACTCATGCTCAAGAGATTATTCAAAAAGCGAAAGATGCGAAAAACATTGCTGTAATTGGTGCAGGTTATATCGGTATTGAATTGGTGGAGGCATTCGAGCAAGCAACTAAGAATGTAACATTAATAGATAGTGAAACTCGTATTCTTAATCGCTACTTTGATCAAGATTTCACAGATCCACTAGAAGATACTTTTAGAGAGCTTGGTGTGAATCTTGCATTAGAGCAAACGGTAACGAAGTTTGAAGGAACGAATAAAGTAGAAACTGTTGTGACAAACAAGGGATCTTATGATGCAGATTTAGTAATCATGTGTGTCGGCTTCCGACCAAACACAGCACTTTTCCAAAACCAACTGAAAACATTGCCAAATGGAGCGATTATAGTAGATGAATTTATGAGAACGAGTCGTGAGGATGTATTTGCCGCAGGAGACTGTTGTGCGGTTGCCTACAATCCGACGAAACAAGCAGCTTACATCCCTTTAGCAACAAATGCCGTAAGAATGGGTACCTTAGTCGCTCATAATCTACTTCACCCAGTGCTTGCTCATCAAGGTACTCAAGGAACATCTGGATTAAAAATCTATCAGCATAACCTAGCATCTACTGGTCTTACAGAAATGGCAGCGGAAGCGAGTGGCTTACAGGTTCGCAGCGCTTTGTTAGTGGATACGTATCGTCCAGATTTTATGCCAGAAAACACGGTACTGAAGATTAAGCTTGTGTATGAAGTGGATACACATCGAATTGTTGGTGCACAGGTTTTATCTGATGCGGACTTCACCCAAGCAATGAATACGGTGAGTGTTGCGATTCAAAACAATATGACGATTGAACAATTAGCGTTAACCGATTTCTTCTTCCAACCGCACTACAATAAGCCTTGGAATTTCTTAAACCAAGTAGCATTGCAAGCGATGGGGGAGGAAGCAGAACGTAAATCTGATTTATTGCTCCTAAAATAA
- the trpA gene encoding tryptophan synthase subunit alpha, which produces MGKQKLDQAFQVTIEKGDKAFVPYIMAGDGGLDQLEEQLTFLQESGATVVELGIPFSDPVADGPTIQAAGLRALENGVSLRKVLAELERFKSSREIPVVLMTYINPIYTFGIEAFAMACDKAGVDGLIIPDLPLEEEGLIVQSLKEAGIALIRLAALTSTQERIEEIAKRTEGFLYAVTVTGTTGARSDFKENLAEYLASLTEKCSAPVLAGFGVSTPEHVKELSSHCNGVVVGSKIVDALHNGDREAIVELIQASKA; this is translated from the coding sequence ATGGGTAAACAAAAACTAGATCAAGCCTTTCAAGTCACGATAGAAAAAGGAGATAAAGCATTTGTTCCGTATATCATGGCAGGCGATGGCGGACTAGATCAATTAGAAGAACAGCTTACTTTTTTACAAGAAAGCGGTGCGACCGTTGTCGAGTTAGGTATCCCATTTTCTGATCCCGTAGCGGACGGGCCGACGATTCAAGCAGCTGGCTTAAGAGCTCTTGAGAACGGAGTAAGTTTACGTAAAGTACTTGCCGAATTAGAACGCTTTAAGTCTTCGAGGGAAATTCCAGTTGTATTGATGACTTATATTAATCCAATCTACACATTTGGAATAGAAGCGTTTGCGATGGCCTGTGATAAAGCTGGAGTAGATGGGCTCATTATTCCTGATTTGCCGCTTGAAGAGGAAGGGCTTATCGTTCAAAGCTTGAAGGAAGCGGGTATTGCTTTGATCCGTCTGGCAGCTTTAACGAGCACACAGGAACGAATTGAAGAAATTGCGAAGCGTACGGAAGGATTCCTATATGCCGTTACTGTAACTGGTACGACAGGGGCTAGAAGTGATTTTAAAGAAAATTTAGCGGAGTATTTAGCATCCTTGACAGAGAAATGTTCAGCGCCAGTGTTAGCTGGATTTGGTGTTTCTACACCAGAGCATGTGAAGGAGCTTAGCTCGCACTGTAATGGTGTAGTAGTGGGGAGTAAAATCGTCGATGCGCTTCATAATGGGGATCGCGAGGCGATTGTGGAGTTGATACAAGCATCGAAAGCGTGA